The Polynucleobacter sp. TSB-Sco08W16 genome includes a region encoding these proteins:
- the rimO gene encoding 30S ribosomal protein S12 methylthiotransferase RimO, protein MAGKIGFVSLGCPKALVDSELILTQLSAEGYETAKDYSGADLVVVNTCGFIDSAVEESLSAIGEALAENGKVIVTGCLGARKNADGSDLIQSIHPKVLAVTGPHATDEVMQAIHLHLPKPHDPFTDLVPPAGVKLTPKHYAYLKISEGCNHRCTFCIIPSMRGDLVSRPIGEVLLEAKRLFESGVKELLVVSQDTSAYGVDVQYRTGFWDGKPVKTRMFDLVNALNQIAREHQAWVRLHYVYPYPHVDDILPLMAEFSEHGCGVLPYLDIPLQHAHPDVLKRMKRPASGEKNLERILAWREACPDLVIRSTFIAGFPGETESEFEYLLNFLDEAQIDRAGCFAYSPVDGATANQLDNPVPDAIREERRARFMAKAEEISIKRLSKKVGKRIQVLIDRVDESGGIGRTIGDAPEIDGLVRVLPPSKPSKRYRAGEIIRATVISSQGHDLIAET, encoded by the coding sequence GTGGCGGGGAAAATTGGATTTGTTTCCTTGGGCTGCCCCAAGGCATTGGTAGATTCTGAGTTAATTCTTACTCAATTGAGTGCTGAGGGTTATGAGACTGCAAAAGATTATTCTGGTGCAGATCTTGTAGTGGTGAATACCTGCGGCTTTATCGATTCTGCTGTTGAAGAAAGTCTCTCGGCAATTGGCGAAGCCCTGGCAGAAAACGGCAAGGTTATCGTGACGGGTTGCTTAGGCGCCAGAAAGAATGCTGATGGGAGTGATCTCATTCAAAGCATTCACCCTAAAGTTCTGGCTGTTACTGGCCCACACGCTACCGACGAGGTAATGCAGGCCATTCATTTGCACTTGCCTAAACCGCATGACCCGTTTACCGATTTAGTTCCGCCTGCTGGTGTCAAACTAACGCCTAAGCATTACGCCTATTTAAAGATTTCTGAAGGTTGTAATCATCGCTGCACGTTTTGCATTATTCCTAGTATGCGTGGCGACTTAGTATCGCGTCCTATTGGTGAGGTGTTGCTTGAAGCAAAGCGCCTCTTTGAATCTGGCGTAAAAGAATTATTGGTAGTTTCTCAAGATACCAGTGCTTATGGTGTTGATGTTCAATATCGCACAGGTTTTTGGGATGGCAAGCCAGTCAAAACTAGGATGTTTGATTTAGTTAACGCATTGAATCAAATTGCTAGAGAGCATCAAGCGTGGGTTCGCTTACATTATGTTTACCCATATCCCCATGTTGACGACATCTTGCCTTTGATGGCGGAGTTCTCCGAGCATGGTTGTGGTGTTTTACCTTATTTAGACATTCCGCTGCAACATGCACATCCAGATGTTTTAAAACGAATGAAACGCCCAGCCAGTGGTGAGAAGAATTTGGAGCGTATTTTGGCATGGCGTGAGGCCTGCCCAGATCTCGTGATTCGAAGCACTTTTATTGCCGGCTTTCCGGGTGAGACTGAATCAGAGTTTGAGTATTTACTGAACTTCTTAGATGAGGCTCAAATTGATCGTGCGGGTTGCTTCGCTTATTCTCCGGTAGATGGTGCAACAGCTAACCAATTGGATAATCCCGTACCGGATGCCATTCGTGAAGAACGTAGAGCTAGGTTTATGGCTAAGGCAGAGGAAATCTCTATCAAACGCCTTTCTAAAAAAGTTGGCAAGCGAATTCAAGTCCTGATAGACCGGGTTGATGAGTCAGGCGGCATAGGAAGAACAATCGGAGATGCCCCTGAAATTGATGGTTTAGTGAGGGTTTTGCCTCCAAGCAAGCCTTCCAAGCGCTACCGTGCCGGTGAAATTATTCGTGCCACTGTCATTAGCTCCCAAGGGCATGACCTAATTGCCGAAACTTGA
- the phaR gene encoding polyhydroxyalkanoate synthesis repressor PhaR yields the protein MATRNKRAGEDRLIKKYPNRRLYDTQTSTYVTLSDIKGLVMTSENFKVVDAKTDEDLTRNILLQIILEEEAGGAPVFSTQMLSQIIRFYGNSMQGLMGNYLEKTMQSFVDIHNKLGDQTKGLGAGSTPEAWSQMLNLQNPLMQGLMGNYMEQSKDLFVKMQEQMQGSHNMFGSFPFTPQPNKAEKE from the coding sequence ATGGCTACCCGAAATAAAAGAGCTGGTGAAGATCGCCTCATCAAGAAGTACCCCAATCGTCGTCTCTATGACACACAAACAAGCACCTATGTCACTTTGTCTGATATCAAAGGTCTTGTGATGACCAGTGAAAACTTTAAAGTGGTTGATGCCAAGACGGACGAAGATCTCACGCGCAATATCCTGCTACAAATTATTTTGGAAGAAGAGGCTGGTGGTGCACCAGTATTTTCAACCCAGATGCTTTCTCAAATCATTCGCTTCTATGGAAACTCGATGCAAGGTTTGATGGGTAATTATCTCGAGAAGACAATGCAGTCTTTCGTAGACATCCACAATAAATTAGGCGACCAAACCAAAGGTCTTGGCGCTGGCAGCACTCCAGAGGCCTGGTCTCAAATGCTGAATCTCCAGAACCCTTTGATGCAAGGGTTAATGGGAAATTATATGGAGCAAAGCAAAGACTTATTTGTCAAAATGCAAGAACAAATGCAAGGCTCTCACAATATGTTTGGTAGCTTTCCATTTACGCCCCAGCCAAATAAAGCAGAAAAAGAATAG
- a CDS encoding 3-ketoacyl-ACP reductase, producing the protein MSQKVAYVTGGMGGIGTAICQRLAKDGFKVIAGCGPNSPRKDRWIGEQKALGYDFIASEGNVSDWDSTVAAFEKVKAEVGRVDVLVNNAGITRDSVFRKMTPDAWKAVIDTNLNSLFNVTKQVIDGMVDNNWGRIINISSVNGQKGQFGQCNYSTAKAGLHGFTMALAQEVATKGVTVNTVSPGYIGTDMVKAIREDVLEKIVSGIPVKRLGTPDEIASICCWIASEDGGYATGADFSLNGGIHTG; encoded by the coding sequence ATGTCACAAAAAGTCGCATATGTAACTGGTGGTATGGGTGGAATCGGTACCGCTATTTGCCAACGCTTGGCAAAAGATGGTTTTAAAGTTATTGCCGGCTGTGGCCCAAATTCACCACGTAAAGATCGTTGGATTGGCGAGCAAAAAGCCCTAGGCTATGACTTCATTGCCTCAGAAGGCAATGTTTCTGACTGGGATAGTACGGTCGCTGCGTTTGAAAAGGTGAAAGCGGAAGTAGGTCGTGTAGATGTCCTGGTCAATAACGCCGGAATTACCCGAGACAGCGTGTTCCGCAAAATGACTCCTGATGCCTGGAAAGCGGTTATTGATACGAACCTCAATTCATTATTCAATGTAACCAAGCAAGTAATTGATGGCATGGTTGATAATAATTGGGGCCGGATTATTAATATCTCCTCTGTGAATGGTCAAAAGGGTCAATTTGGTCAATGCAACTATTCCACTGCTAAAGCCGGTCTTCATGGTTTTACTATGGCTTTGGCTCAAGAGGTTGCTACTAAGGGTGTAACGGTCAATACAGTATCTCCAGGCTATATTGGTACGGATATGGTCAAGGCCATCCGTGAGGATGTATTGGAAAAAATTGTTTCGGGTATTCCGGTCAAGCGTTTAGGGACGCCCGATGAGATTGCTTCAATTTGCTGTTGGATTGCATCTGAAGATGGTGGTTACGCTACTGGAGCAGACTTCTCCCTTAATGGTGGTATTCATACCGGCTAA
- the phaC gene encoding class I poly(R)-hydroxyalkanoic acid synthase has protein sequence MFAGMNTGATPSLAPHHMALIPQERLAEIQKEYFTELAHIATNPEAIEVKDRRFAGKAWHSSWSKVIAATYLLNSKHLLSLAKAVDTDEKTRQKILFTTEQMIDALSPSNFIATNPEVLENIISTQGQSIQKGIVNLLGDMKKGKVSITDETAFEVGKNIATTEGHVVFRNELFELIQYAPLTETVFERPYLMVPPCINKYYILDLQPDNSVVRHMVAQGHTVFLVSWKNPDASMAEVSWEDYVGKGVMKAIEVAQDIGASKQINILGFCVGGTLTSSALAVLAARNQHPAASLTLFTTLLDFTNTGILDVFIDEGMVELREKSIGGKGGKYGMMSGLDLGNTFSFLRPNDLVWNYVVENYLKGNSPPPFDLLYWNGDSTNLPGNMYCWYLRHTYLQNDLIKPGKVTICGEKIDLGKINCPAYLYASQEDHIVPWQSAYESTHILKGKNRFVLGASGHIAGVINPPAKNKRYYFENNKIAPTAAEWLEGAKQIPGSWWPNYTKWLEQFGGEQKPASKTFGNAKYKKLEAAPGVYVKEKAA, from the coding sequence ATGTTTGCAGGTATGAATACTGGTGCAACGCCTTCTTTGGCACCGCACCATATGGCACTAATCCCCCAAGAGCGTTTAGCTGAAATTCAAAAAGAATATTTCACTGAACTTGCACACATTGCTACCAACCCAGAAGCGATTGAAGTCAAAGATCGTCGCTTTGCCGGTAAGGCTTGGCATTCCTCTTGGAGTAAGGTTATTGCAGCAACCTACCTACTGAATTCAAAACATCTGCTGTCTCTTGCTAAGGCTGTAGACACAGATGAGAAAACGCGTCAGAAGATATTGTTCACAACTGAACAAATGATTGATGCGCTCTCGCCATCGAATTTCATCGCAACGAATCCAGAAGTTCTTGAAAATATTATTAGCACCCAAGGACAGTCCATTCAAAAGGGTATTGTCAACTTGCTCGGCGATATGAAAAAGGGCAAAGTATCGATTACTGATGAGACCGCTTTTGAAGTTGGAAAAAATATTGCTACCACTGAAGGTCATGTGGTGTTTCGTAATGAGTTATTTGAACTGATTCAATACGCACCATTAACTGAAACGGTATTTGAGCGCCCGTACTTAATGGTGCCCCCGTGTATTAATAAGTACTACATCCTTGATCTGCAGCCAGATAATTCCGTGGTGCGTCATATGGTGGCGCAAGGCCATACGGTCTTTTTAGTATCCTGGAAAAATCCTGATGCCTCTATGGCCGAAGTCAGTTGGGAAGACTACGTAGGCAAGGGCGTTATGAAAGCGATAGAAGTTGCCCAGGATATCGGCGCATCTAAGCAAATCAATATTTTGGGATTCTGTGTTGGTGGAACACTTACTTCATCGGCGCTTGCAGTCTTGGCGGCCCGCAATCAACATCCTGCGGCAAGTCTTACGCTCTTCACCACCTTGCTTGATTTCACCAATACCGGCATCTTAGATGTCTTTATTGATGAGGGCATGGTAGAGCTCCGCGAAAAATCTATTGGCGGTAAGGGCGGTAAGTACGGAATGATGTCGGGATTAGACCTAGGCAACACATTTTCATTTTTGCGCCCGAATGATTTAGTTTGGAATTACGTTGTCGAGAATTACCTTAAGGGTAATTCTCCGCCTCCATTTGATCTGTTGTACTGGAATGGCGATTCCACCAATCTACCGGGCAATATGTATTGCTGGTATTTGCGTCATACCTATTTGCAAAATGATTTGATTAAGCCAGGCAAAGTCACGATTTGTGGTGAGAAGATAGATTTGGGCAAAATTAACTGCCCAGCTTATTTATATGCATCCCAAGAAGATCATATTGTCCCTTGGCAGTCGGCCTATGAATCGACTCATATTCTGAAGGGAAAGAATCGTTTTGTTCTAGGGGCATCTGGACATATTGCAGGCGTGATTAATCCGCCGGCGAAGAACAAGCGTTATTACTTTGAAAACAATAAGATTGCCCCAACTGCAGCGGAATGGCTTGAAGGAGCTAAGCAGATTCCTGGAAGTTGGTGGCCTAACTATACAAAATGGCTTGAGCAATTTGGAGGGGAACAAAAACCAGCAAGCAAAACATTTGGTAATGCCAAATATAAAAAGCTGGAAGCTGCACCGGGTGTTTATGTAAAAGAAAAAGCAGCTTAA
- the pgeF gene encoding peptidoglycan editing factor PgeF, whose amino-acid sequence MGLEFLRPQWPCPEQVQSLVTTRFGGVSESPYSSLNLGDHVGDLLDHVKANRALLKEHLPTEPIWLKQVHGTIVSTPKDRVLVADAIVTNIPNEVLAIMTADCLPVLFSNNAGSVIGAAHAGWRGLSAGVLENTVKEMKKLTKDDDDNIVAWLGPSIGPNAFEVGQDVVDAFQATGIVYSEDVFKAIASKPGKYLADLYELARGHLKSVGVDEVYGGNHCTVTQADQFFSYRRDGVTGRFTNLIWIS is encoded by the coding sequence ATGGGTTTAGAGTTTCTAAGGCCGCAATGGCCATGTCCAGAGCAAGTTCAGTCTTTAGTTACAACCCGATTCGGTGGCGTTAGTGAATCTCCTTATAGCTCGCTCAACCTTGGAGATCATGTCGGTGATTTATTGGATCACGTTAAAGCCAACAGGGCATTATTAAAAGAGCATCTCCCGACGGAACCCATTTGGTTAAAGCAAGTGCACGGAACTATAGTCAGCACACCCAAGGATCGTGTTTTGGTGGCGGATGCCATTGTCACCAATATTCCAAATGAAGTTTTGGCCATCATGACTGCGGATTGCTTACCCGTTTTATTTTCAAATAATGCTGGCTCTGTCATTGGCGCTGCCCATGCTGGCTGGAGAGGGCTTAGCGCCGGAGTGCTTGAAAACACTGTCAAAGAAATGAAGAAACTGACTAAGGATGATGATGACAACATCGTTGCTTGGCTTGGGCCCTCCATAGGACCCAATGCTTTTGAGGTAGGTCAAGATGTAGTGGATGCATTTCAAGCCACTGGAATCGTTTATTCAGAGGATGTGTTTAAGGCCATTGCTAGCAAGCCTGGAAAGTATTTAGCAGATCTTTACGAATTAGCCCGCGGTCATCTCAAGTCAGTCGGTGTTGATGAGGTTTATGGCGGCAACCATTGCACGGTTACCCAAGCAGATCAATTTTTTTCTTATCGTCGCGATGGTGTAACGGGTAGATTTACTAATCTGATTTGGATTTCCTAA
- a CDS encoding RluA family pseudouridine synthase, giving the protein MALPQTPDSNPIDYIDEEDFISLDIPMEMAGERLDKVLAGSLPDYSRNRLKTWVEAGAVMVDGKVTKARYLLRGGESIRVFPQEMPEQYAFSPEDISLDVVYEDDAIIVINKPPGLVVHPAAGNWSGTLLNGLLFKYPELKSLPRAGIVHRLDKDTSGLMVVARTSQAQTSLVRQLQERTVGRRYLALVWGEAPSQGKVLASVGRDQRDRLKMAAGSPQGKPAATLFRRLAKGTFREMSVALLECRLETGRTHQIRVHLESLGFPLLGDPVYRKKTPGVAKLLPFERQALHAFALSLQHPVSHDLISCFRLPPPDLMGLLTEVNLSESDLPQESLVLASIQNESRS; this is encoded by the coding sequence GTGGCATTGCCGCAAACTCCTGATTCGAATCCCATTGATTATATCGATGAAGAGGATTTCATCTCCCTGGATATTCCCATGGAGATGGCTGGTGAACGCCTAGACAAGGTGCTAGCAGGCTCCTTGCCTGATTATTCCCGAAACCGGCTTAAGACATGGGTAGAGGCGGGGGCTGTCATGGTCGATGGCAAGGTCACTAAAGCCCGTTATTTACTCAGAGGCGGGGAGAGTATTAGGGTATTTCCCCAAGAAATGCCTGAGCAGTACGCCTTTAGTCCTGAAGATATTTCTTTGGATGTCGTTTACGAGGACGATGCGATCATTGTGATCAATAAACCCCCTGGTCTGGTGGTGCATCCGGCGGCCGGGAATTGGTCGGGCACCTTATTAAATGGCCTCTTATTTAAATATCCGGAGCTGAAGTCTTTACCGCGGGCAGGTATTGTCCATAGATTGGATAAAGATACCTCGGGATTAATGGTGGTTGCTAGAACATCCCAAGCCCAAACTTCACTTGTGAGGCAACTACAGGAAAGAACGGTTGGCCGTAGATATTTAGCTTTGGTTTGGGGTGAAGCACCCAGTCAAGGTAAGGTCCTTGCCTCGGTTGGCCGGGATCAACGTGATCGACTCAAAATGGCTGCAGGTAGCCCACAAGGTAAGCCTGCTGCAACATTATTTCGTCGCTTAGCCAAAGGAACGTTTAGGGAAATGTCTGTTGCCTTACTCGAGTGCCGATTGGAAACTGGACGCACCCATCAAATTCGGGTGCATCTAGAGTCTCTTGGGTTTCCATTATTAGGTGATCCTGTTTATCGCAAAAAGACACCAGGTGTTGCCAAGTTATTGCCTTTTGAGCGCCAAGCTTTGCATGCATTTGCTTTAAGCCTGCAGCACCCTGTAAGCCACGACCTAATAAGCTGCTTCCGTCTACCGCCTCCTGATTTAATGGGCCTGCTGACTGAGGTTAATTTATCTGAATCTGACCTTCCGCAAGAATCCCTTGTGTTGGCCTCTATTCAAAACGAGTCTCGCTCATAA
- a CDS encoding outer membrane protein assembly factor BamD gives MSDVISDASLRLAGSSAPQKHFSRLGIAPAALLLAFICTLLLLGGCAGSDGQKDDTDIWSESKLYSEATDKLNDGDFAKCGKYFDKLEARFPFGPYSQQAQINAAYCYWKAQEQAQALVAIDRFIKLHQGSPTLDYAYYLKGLITFNDDLGWLGKFTGQDLSERDPKAAKEAFESFKTVVERFPDSKYAPDSLDRMRYIVNSLAEADVIVARFYYQRGAYLASANRAQLVIRDYDRAPAVEEALYILTKSYEKLGMTQLSNDTARVFKLNFPDSQMLETGQRVQKERKWWQIWNK, from the coding sequence ATGTCCGACGTAATATCAGACGCCAGTTTAAGGCTTGCTGGGTCTTCAGCTCCTCAAAAACACTTTTCTCGCCTTGGCATTGCTCCAGCTGCCCTACTGCTTGCATTTATTTGCACCTTACTCCTGCTGGGCGGATGTGCAGGTAGCGATGGTCAAAAAGATGACACCGATATCTGGTCTGAATCAAAGTTGTATTCAGAGGCAACGGATAAATTAAATGATGGTGATTTTGCTAAGTGCGGTAAATACTTTGATAAGTTAGAGGCCCGTTTCCCATTCGGACCTTATTCGCAGCAGGCGCAAATCAATGCGGCCTATTGTTACTGGAAAGCACAAGAACAAGCTCAAGCTCTGGTTGCAATTGATCGCTTCATTAAGTTACATCAGGGTAGTCCAACTTTAGATTACGCGTACTACCTCAAAGGTCTGATTACCTTTAACGATGACTTAGGTTGGCTCGGTAAATTTACTGGACAAGACTTAAGCGAGCGAGATCCAAAAGCAGCCAAGGAAGCTTTTGAATCCTTCAAGACAGTCGTAGAGCGATTCCCAGACAGCAAGTACGCACCAGACTCGCTGGATCGGATGCGATATATCGTCAACTCATTGGCTGAGGCTGATGTCATTGTTGCCCGCTTCTACTACCAGCGTGGTGCCTACCTTGCATCGGCCAATAGGGCTCAGCTCGTGATTCGTGATTACGATCGCGCACCAGCGGTTGAAGAAGCGCTCTATATCCTGACAAAGTCTTATGAAAAATTGGGTATGACTCAATTAAGTAACGATACTGCCCGCGTATTCAAGCTGAATTTCCCCGATAGTCAAATGCTAGAAACTGGTCAGCGCGTTCAAAAGGAACGTAAGTGGTGGCAGATCTGGAATAAGTAA
- the alr gene encoding alanine racemase yields the protein MNRPILASIHTQAFQHNLNRVRELAPSSKIWSVIKARSYGHGFEAALKGLGSTDGFALLDVQDAVWLREHGWQGRILLLEGLFHENELDLAQELHCDLVVHCEGQVEWLEHYADKVHKPISVFLKMNTGMNRLGLKPAAYRTAFHRLHSAGFRMHHMTHFANADQIDRQPTVDDQQEIFNRSIEGLEGPTSLANSAAILWHRNSLGDWVRPGIMLYGASPTGLYQDIEHAHLKAVMQLHSEIIDIQELQSGDRIGYGGRYQAPEAMRVGIVACGYADGYPRHAKDGTPVWVGNDGNDIHGAICPLVGRVSMDMLAVDLRNIPHAKIGSVVELWGDRVPVDEVARMSDTIGYELLCAVAPRVPVAIK from the coding sequence ATTAATAGACCAATTTTGGCATCTATTCATACTCAGGCCTTTCAGCATAACTTAAACCGTGTTCGGGAGCTTGCTCCTAGCTCCAAGATCTGGTCGGTCATTAAAGCCCGTTCTTATGGTCATGGATTTGAGGCCGCCCTCAAAGGTCTTGGTTCGACCGATGGGTTTGCCTTGTTGGATGTTCAGGATGCTGTTTGGTTGAGGGAGCATGGCTGGCAGGGGCGAATTTTGCTCTTAGAGGGCTTATTTCATGAAAATGAATTAGATCTTGCTCAAGAACTGCATTGCGACTTAGTGGTGCATTGTGAAGGCCAGGTTGAGTGGCTTGAACATTACGCAGATAAAGTCCACAAGCCTATTAGTGTTTTTCTCAAAATGAATACCGGGATGAATCGCTTGGGGCTCAAGCCTGCTGCCTATAGAACGGCATTTCATCGCCTCCATTCTGCTGGCTTTCGGATGCATCACATGACCCATTTTGCTAATGCGGATCAAATTGATCGGCAGCCTACAGTTGATGATCAGCAAGAGATATTTAATCGGTCTATTGAAGGCTTAGAGGGTCCTACATCTTTAGCTAATTCAGCGGCGATCCTTTGGCATCGGAACTCCTTGGGAGACTGGGTTCGTCCCGGCATCATGCTGTATGGCGCATCACCAACTGGTTTATATCAAGATATTGAGCATGCACACCTGAAAGCGGTGATGCAGCTGCATAGTGAAATCATTGATATTCAAGAACTTCAGTCAGGTGATCGAATTGGATATGGTGGTCGTTATCAGGCTCCAGAGGCAATGCGTGTTGGTATTGTTGCCTGTGGATATGCGGATGGCTACCCACGTCACGCCAAAGACGGTACCCCCGTTTGGGTTGGCAATGATGGGAATGATATTCATGGAGCAATCTGTCCGCTCGTAGGTCGCGTTTCAATGGACATGTTGGCAGTAGACCTGCGGAATATTCCTCACGCAAAGATTGGTAGTGTTGTTGAATTATGGGGTGATCGAGTGCCGGTAGATGAGGTTGCCAGAATGAGCGACACCATAGGCTATGAGTTGCTTTGCGCTGTTGCACCGAGGGTGCCTGTGGCAATTAAGTAA
- the lplT gene encoding lysophospholipid transporter LplT, translated as MNRSFYIIMAAQFFSSLADNALLIAAIALLAQLNAPAWMTPLLKLFFVLSYVLLAAFVGAFADSRPKGNVMFITNTIKFAGCVVMLLGSHPLFAYAIVGLGAAAYSPAKYGILTELLPPEKLVAANGWIEGLTVGSIILGTVLGGVLISSTVSQSLLAFDMPSFDTGVDTPAESAILIIMMIYIVAALINLKIPDTGARYVSQKTNPVALIKDFAICFKTLWDDRLGQISLAVTTLFWGAGATLQFIVIKWAQVALHMNLSQGAILQAISAVGVAGGAVWAAWRVPLRKSLNVLPYGIAMGLVVCVMAIYNSDMLPNTPLLSFGKLQVTLNLLPAYLLLILVGWLAGYFVVPMNALLQHRGHVLMSAGHSIAVQNFNENISVLAMLAMYSLLIWLDLPVQYVIIGFGVVVSLIMWMVIKRHARNQAEYDSMHLIGEHKH; from the coding sequence ATGAACCGCAGTTTTTACATCATTATGGCGGCGCAATTTTTTTCGTCGCTTGCTGATAATGCCCTGCTCATAGCAGCAATTGCCCTCTTGGCCCAGCTCAATGCTCCGGCCTGGATGACCCCTTTACTCAAATTATTCTTCGTATTGTCCTATGTTCTGCTCGCTGCCTTTGTGGGTGCTTTTGCAGATTCCCGTCCCAAAGGCAATGTCATGTTCATTACCAACACAATCAAGTTTGCTGGTTGCGTAGTGATGCTTTTAGGCAGTCATCCACTATTCGCCTATGCGATAGTCGGTCTTGGTGCTGCCGCATACTCCCCTGCAAAATACGGAATTTTGACCGAATTGCTACCCCCTGAGAAATTAGTAGCTGCCAATGGTTGGATCGAGGGACTTACCGTCGGCTCGATTATTTTGGGCACCGTATTGGGTGGCGTTTTAATCAGCAGCACGGTCTCTCAGAGCCTGCTGGCTTTCGACATGCCAAGCTTTGATACCGGTGTTGATACCCCAGCTGAATCAGCGATTCTCATCATCATGATGATTTATATCGTGGCCGCTTTAATCAACCTCAAGATTCCAGATACAGGCGCACGCTATGTATCCCAAAAGACTAACCCCGTCGCCTTGATTAAAGACTTTGCAATTTGCTTTAAAACCCTCTGGGATGATCGTCTAGGGCAAATCTCCTTGGCAGTAACCACTTTGTTTTGGGGTGCTGGTGCTACCTTGCAATTTATTGTGATTAAGTGGGCGCAGGTTGCACTACATATGAATCTCTCACAAGGGGCGATTCTGCAGGCAATCTCTGCTGTAGGCGTAGCTGGCGGTGCCGTATGGGCGGCATGGCGAGTACCATTGCGTAAGTCACTAAACGTCCTACCATATGGAATTGCAATGGGGCTAGTGGTCTGCGTCATGGCGATCTACAACTCTGACATGTTGCCAAATACGCCCTTATTAAGTTTTGGCAAATTACAAGTCACCCTGAATTTGTTACCTGCTTATTTATTGCTGATTTTGGTTGGTTGGCTAGCCGGTTATTTTGTGGTGCCCATGAATGCGCTACTCCAGCATCGCGGTCACGTATTAATGTCAGCAGGTCACTCTATCGCCGTGCAAAACTTTAACGAAAATATTTCTGTTTTGGCGATGCTTGCAATGTACTCACTACTGATTTGGCTGGATTTGCCAGTGCAATACGTGATCATCGGTTTTGGCGTAGTGGTCAGCTTGATTATGTGGATGGTGATTAAGAGACACGCCCGTAATCAAGCAGAATATGATTCTATGCACCTCATCGGCGAGCACAAGCACTAA
- a CDS encoding DNA polymerase III subunit psi has protein sequence MSNLNSGFLKEMGITEWTSREGSPQGLEVTKEAAITHAPAQAHHEAIQAEPRAYWWFFGSKPQGDAQILFQNVIRVLGLDSNEWSWKSPSDSLSQIHLPDNGMPVVAFAFGGPAAQKITGERDPLPQLRETILALNTGSDEEIPVIASFDLAQLAAQPKDKSLLWQDLLLAKSVLQNI, from the coding sequence ATGAGCAACTTAAATTCAGGCTTTCTGAAGGAAATGGGAATAACTGAGTGGACTTCACGAGAGGGTTCACCTCAGGGTTTAGAGGTCACAAAAGAAGCCGCCATAACCCATGCTCCCGCTCAAGCCCATCATGAGGCTATTCAAGCTGAGCCAAGGGCATATTGGTGGTTCTTTGGCAGCAAGCCTCAAGGTGATGCACAAATCCTATTTCAAAATGTTATTCGTGTCTTAGGTCTTGATAGTAATGAGTGGTCCTGGAAGAGTCCCAGCGACAGTCTTTCACAGATCCATTTACCAGATAATGGGATGCCAGTAGTTGCTTTTGCCTTTGGCGGACCTGCGGCTCAAAAAATTACTGGTGAACGAGATCCATTGCCGCAGTTGCGTGAAACTATCTTAGCCTTAAATACCGGTAGCGATGAAGAGATTCCCGTTATTGCTTCCTTTGATTTGGCACAATTGGCTGCCCAACCAAAAGATAAGTCACTCCTGTGGCAAGATCTCTTGCTGGCTAAATCAGTACTCCAAAATATTTGA
- the rimI gene encoding ribosomal protein S18-alanine N-acetyltransferase, with protein sequence MAAQESAAELSFMPMQMADLDEVLAIESVSHIHPWTKGNFTDSLNAGHWAYCIRPQADQASGVEGTFLDPSVLWAYCILFPAVDELHLLNITVSPKLRQLGLGSRMMAAIEGVALQQKMPRIILEVRPTNSSAVALYQKLGYEQIGIRKNYYPTSEQTGNREDAIVMAKSIKLQE encoded by the coding sequence ATGGCAGCGCAAGAGAGTGCTGCTGAGCTTTCATTCATGCCAATGCAGATGGCTGATCTAGATGAAGTTCTTGCTATCGAATCTGTCTCCCATATCCATCCATGGACAAAAGGAAATTTCACAGATTCCTTAAATGCAGGTCATTGGGCTTACTGTATTCGACCTCAGGCAGATCAAGCTAGTGGAGTTGAGGGCACTTTTTTAGATCCAAGTGTTTTATGGGCCTACTGCATCTTATTTCCTGCTGTAGATGAATTGCACCTTTTGAACATTACGGTATCACCCAAACTAAGGCAATTAGGCCTTGGTTCGCGGATGATGGCAGCCATTGAGGGTGTCGCATTACAGCAAAAAATGCCGCGAATCATCTTAGAGGTCAGGCCTACCAATTCATCTGCAGTAGCCTTGTATCAAAAGTTGGGGTACGAGCAAATCGGTATTCGTAAAAACTATTATCCAACTAGTGAACAGACTGGAAATCGCGAGGATGCCATCGTGATGGCTAAATCGATTAAGCTACAGGAATGA